A stretch of Candidatus Bipolaricaulota bacterium DNA encodes these proteins:
- a CDS encoding O-antigen ligase family protein, whose amino-acid sequence MLIFASVFTVIFAILAWKKLDWALILIALGLPSYLLRFKIGPIPMTVLELMILIVFAVWLIRFIVSRRGRKATSKASGQGGRVAKLGRGFKWLIMLFLLAATIGVIVSPDKIAALGIWKAYFIEPILLFIVLINTFKNKKDFQKLFFAFSVSAILISLFAIYQKFTGAWIPNAFWQAAETRRVTSIFGYPNAIGLFLAPIAIWNLGELVLKWQENSWLKRIFFVMTIVLSSLAIVFAQSEGAIAAMAVVSAIIFFKNKKTRWFLVGAIVLLTGFFVFQPAERNIVWEKLTLRDFSGQVRMEMWGETIDMLSETPIEGAGLAGYQIRVAPFHIKDYIEIYLYPHNIFLNFWSEIGLLGLATWFLIIGKVFWGYWEGGKKKLETREEYFIILMIFAVILIHGLVDVPYFKNDLAVFWWILMARLAALPPM is encoded by the coding sequence ATGCTAATTTTTGCGAGTGTTTTTACTGTAATTTTTGCCATTTTAGCCTGGAAAAAGCTTGATTGGGCTTTGATTTTGATCGCCCTTGGTTTGCCCTCTTATCTTTTAAGATTCAAAATCGGGCCGATTCCGATGACTGTTTTGGAATTGATGATATTAATCGTTTTCGCGGTTTGGCTGATAAGGTTTATTGTTTCAAGGAGAGGCCGAAAAGCGACGAGCAAAGCGAGTGGACAAGGTGGGCGCGTGGCCAAGCTTGGTCGAGGATTCAAATGGTTAATCATGCTTTTTCTGCTCGCCGCCACCATCGGCGTGATTGTCTCGCCGGATAAAATCGCGGCCTTGGGAATTTGGAAAGCTTATTTTATCGAACCGATTTTGTTGTTCATTGTTTTAATCAACACTTTTAAAAACAAAAAAGATTTTCAAAAACTTTTTTTCGCTTTTTCCGTCAGCGCGATTTTGATTTCTCTTTTCGCCATTTATCAAAAATTCACCGGCGCCTGGATTCCAAATGCTTTTTGGCAAGCCGCGGAAACTCGGCGAGTCACTTCAATCTTCGGCTACCCTAATGCCATCGGTTTGTTTTTGGCTCCGATTGCCATTTGGAATTTGGGCGAATTGGTTTTGAAATGGCAAGAAAATTCCTGGCTGAAAAGAATTTTTTTCGTCATGACTATTGTGTTGTCATCTCTCGCCATTGTATTTGCGCAGTCCGAGGGAGCGATCGCGGCCATGGCCGTTGTTTCCGCCATAATTTTTTTCAAAAACAAAAAAACCAGATGGTTTTTGGTAGGAGCGATTGTTTTGCTGACAGGCTTTTTCGTTTTCCAGCCCGCTGAAAGAAATATCGTTTGGGAAAAACTGACTTTGCGAGATTTTTCAGGGCAAGTCAGGATGGAAATGTGGGGGGAGACAATTGACATGCTTTCGGAAACGCCGATTGAAGGCGCGGGTCTGGCCGGTTATCAAATTCGCGTGGCGCCGTTTCACATAAAAGATTACATTGAAATTTATTTGTATCCGCACAATATTTTCTTGAATTTTTGGTCGGAAATCGGCTTGCTGGGATTGGCGACTTGGTTTTTGATAATCGGAAAAGTGTTTTGGGGGTATTGGGAAGGCGGGAAAAAGAAATTGGAAACAAGGGAAGAATATTTTATAATTTTAATGATTTTTGCCGTGATTTTAATTCACGGATTGGTTGATGTGCCGTATTTTAAAAATGATTTGGCCGTTTTTTGGTGGATATTGATGGCGCGGCTGGCGGCGTTGCCGCCGATGTAG
- a CDS encoding glycosyltransferase, translating to MSNILILKFPYQSQFGGGEKYTLELVERLKKEDFNFFLMSSDKVLTAEFEKRNWPQKYWWVGVEPVAIWALFLFPILAIYSFLSLLAIIVYYRIKHKTKILFCLSLTEKILITPMAKLLGYKVIWQEHVSIERWLTKNPYRFLYQWWSRLATVVCVSEFVKKELEKIKVKNVKVIYNGIDLSKKFFQEDIYQNLADKNYSDFEKKHFNVCSISRLSHEKNLGLLIKAIGELKTEIPDIHLTIIGEGPSRQDLEGLIDILKIKDSVVLFGFQENVYEWLEDFDLFVLPSKKEAFGIAILEAMLAKVPVIAANVGGLPEIIKNNENGLLFETDNVQDLKQAILKLYNNPDLAKKFKAAGLETARNFSMEKMIDGYRNFL from the coding sequence ATGTCGAACATATTAATCCTCAAATTTCCCTACCAATCCCAATTCGGCGGAGGGGAAAAGTATACGCTGGAATTGGTGGAAAGATTGAAAAAGGAAGATTTCAATTTTTTTTTAATGTCCTCGGATAAAGTTTTAACGGCCGAATTCGAAAAAAGAAATTGGCCGCAAAAATATTGGTGGGTCGGCGTGGAGCCGGTGGCGATTTGGGCGCTTTTTTTGTTTCCGATCCTCGCCATTTATTCGTTTTTAAGCCTGCTGGCCATTATTGTTTATTATAGAATCAAACATAAAACCAAAATCTTGTTTTGCTTGTCTTTGACCGAGAAAATTTTGATCACGCCAATGGCCAAACTGCTCGGCTATAAGGTTATTTGGCAAGAGCACGTGTCCATCGAGCGCTGGCTGACCAAAAACCCGTACAGATTTTTATATCAATGGTGGTCGCGTCTGGCAACGGTCGTTTGCGTGTCAGAATTCGTGAAAAAAGAATTGGAAAAAATAAAGGTCAAGAACGTCAAGGTGATTTACAACGGTATTGATTTGTCGAAAAAGTTTTTTCAGGAAGACATTTATCAAAATTTGGCTGATAAGAATTATTCGGACTTTGAAAAAAAGCATTTTAATGTGTGCTCGATCAGCAGATTGAGTCATGAAAAAAATTTGGGGCTGTTGATTAAAGCGATTGGCGAATTGAAAACGGAAATTCCCGATATTCATTTGACCATTATCGGCGAAGGGCCGAGCAGGCAGGATTTGGAAGGCTTGATCGATATATTGAAAATAAAAGACAGTGTCGTCCTGTTTGGTTTTCAGGAAAATGTTTACGAGTGGCTCGAAGATTTCGATTTGTTTGTTTTGCCCTCGAAAAAAGAAGCATTCGGCATTGCGATTTTGGAAGCCATGTTGGCCAAGGTGCCGGTCATCGCGGCCAATGTTGGCGGATTGCCGGAAATTATCAAAAACAATGAAAACGGTCTGCTGTTTGAAACGGACAATGTGCAAGATTTGAAGCAAGCGATTTTGAAACTTTATAATAATCCGGATTTGGCGAAAAAGTTCAAAGCGGCAGGATTGGAGACGGCGAGGAATTTTTCAATGGAGAAGATGATTGATGGATATCGAAATTTTTTATGA
- a CDS encoding peptidoglycan recognition family protein: protein MKKFFAVIIFILIFFGVKAAQASGPNFQITAVDLNKSVYDLPEFDSLAFILDADKDPGLSFAVNGDWRKVDFEMAVKDESINEQIFSDLHFTSGNKVELKFENKSYVKSLKIFSQTSDFVKGGLLSAATTMSEELVPDPSFKIIPRNQWLSESSNVDWPVNYYGIDHLILHHTGSAPKDLNGDEFINSADYKLMVSSIYNWQANGLGWGDIGYNYLIAPDGEIFEGRQGGEGAIGGHTLRSSVCDSSVFSGDGDVIGFNHGTIGIAVLGDYNEQSLSAAARASLINLIAKLGLDMSLPPGGYSTREGLFLPTVVGHKDVDCTSCPGMNIESSLPIIRTQAQIKYNELKNKRVYKATLLDQSDDQITLKNGQTKQVWFEFRNEGNTTWHNFSTIEQDLVRLTESAEGEKLAKLNQFSAAALSEETADEKDNDVYSSIRTDYIVSDKPNVKPGDTSRFYATITAPLGEKEEKNLVLVKGQEGYFAAGRASVTVYNADSYYSAELVDKKFSPAYFSDTTPQIVLKYKNTSTKNWTFPEIRLKVTDRANGNDAFYHDQWTNKNGFIAFLNGSWDASGDGEDDVIEPGEIATWSFDLQTRGPGLFRPQFELVRLTGEPIDGDYEAVSESILGGEVDLLTRIDTPYAAELIESTFPESLAASSRTKVKLTFKNTGLNSWNQNLVLRSYKNTQNNSWLTSHFYDYSWNSKYAVNKISKAVAPGETYSFEFYIDAPDQKGSYPQIYQLEWGSKYEEIFINNAKQWTFETIVN, encoded by the coding sequence ATGAAAAAATTTTTCGCGGTTATAATATTTATTTTGATTTTTTTTGGCGTGAAAGCGGCTCAAGCTTCCGGCCCCAATTTTCAGATAACCGCGGTTGATTTAAACAAAAGTGTATATGATTTGCCGGAGTTTGACTCTCTGGCTTTTATTTTGGACGCGGACAAAGACCCAGGCTTGTCGTTTGCGGTTAATGGCGATTGGCGAAAAGTAGATTTTGAAATGGCGGTCAAAGATGAAAGCATTAACGAGCAAATTTTCTCCGATTTGCATTTTACTTCCGGCAATAAAGTCGAATTGAAATTTGAAAATAAAAGTTATGTCAAAAGTTTGAAAATTTTCAGCCAAACTTCGGATTTTGTTAAGGGCGGGCTGTTGTCCGCGGCCACGACAATGAGCGAGGAATTGGTTCCCGACCCATCTTTCAAGATAATTCCCAGAAATCAATGGCTTTCGGAGTCATCGAACGTGGATTGGCCGGTGAATTATTACGGCATTGATCATTTGATACTCCATCACACGGGTTCGGCGCCAAAGGATTTGAACGGCGATGAATTCATCAACTCGGCGGATTACAAATTGATGGTAAGCAGCATTTACAACTGGCAGGCCAACGGCCTCGGCTGGGGAGATATCGGTTATAATTATTTAATCGCTCCGGATGGAGAAATCTTCGAAGGCAGGCAAGGCGGAGAGGGCGCTATAGGCGGGCACACGCTCCGAAGCTCGGTTTGCGATTCGAGCGTGTTCAGCGGAGACGGCGATGTCATCGGCTTTAATCACGGCACGATCGGCATCGCTGTTTTGGGCGATTATAACGAGCAATCTTTATCCGCCGCGGCCAGAGCGTCGTTGATCAATTTGATCGCCAAGCTGGGGCTGGATATGTCTTTGCCGCCCGGCGGCTACAGCACTCGCGAGGGACTGTTTTTGCCGACCGTTGTCGGACACAAAGACGTTGACTGCACTTCTTGCCCCGGAATGAATATAGAATCTTCATTGCCGATCATTCGCACCCAAGCGCAAATCAAATATAATGAATTGAAAAACAAAAGAGTTTACAAGGCGACTTTGCTTGACCAAAGCGATGATCAGATTACCTTAAAGAACGGACAAACAAAGCAGGTTTGGTTCGAATTTCGAAATGAAGGCAATACGACTTGGCATAATTTTTCAACGATAGAACAAGATTTGGTCAGGTTGACCGAATCCGCAGAAGGGGAAAAATTGGCCAAGCTGAATCAATTTTCGGCCGCGGCGCTGTCCGAAGAAACAGCTGATGAAAAGGATAATGACGTTTATTCCAGCATCAGAACCGATTACATCGTGTCGGACAAGCCTAATGTCAAACCGGGGGATACCTCCAGGTTTTACGCGACCATCACCGCGCCGCTCGGAGAAAAAGAAGAAAAGAATTTGGTTTTGGTTAAAGGCCAAGAAGGTTATTTCGCCGCCGGTCGAGCCAGCGTGACCGTTTATAACGCCGACTCTTACTATTCCGCGGAATTGGTCGATAAGAAATTTTCGCCCGCTTATTTTTCCGACACCACGCCTCAAATTGTTTTGAAATACAAAAACACTTCCACTAAAAATTGGACATTTCCGGAGATCAGATTGAAAGTGACCGATCGAGCCAATGGCAATGACGCGTTTTATCATGATCAATGGACCAATAAAAATGGCTTCATCGCTTTTTTGAACGGTTCCTGGGACGCGAGCGGCGACGGCGAAGATGATGTGATCGAGCCGGGCGAGATCGCCACTTGGAGTTTTGATTTGCAAACGCGCGGTCCCGGACTTTTTCGGCCGCAGTTTGAGCTCGTCAGACTGACCGGCGAACCGATTGACGGAGATTATGAAGCGGTCAGCGAGTCGATATTAGGCGGAGAAGTGGATTTGTTAACCAGAATTGACACGCCGTACGCGGCCGAATTGATCGAATCGACATTTCCCGAATCGCTCGCGGCTTCTTCGCGAACCAAGGTTAAATTGACTTTCAAAAATACGGGGCTTAATTCTTGGAATCAAAACCTGGTATTAAGAAGTTATAAAAACACCCAGAATAATAGTTGGTTAACCAGTCATTTTTACGATTATTCATGGAATTCCAAATACGCGGTCAATAAAATCAGTAAAGCGGTCGCTCCGGGCGAGACTTATTCTTTCGAGTTTTATATTGACGCGCCGGATCAAAAAGGCAGCTATCCGCAAATTTATCAGCTCGAATGGGGATCGAAATACGAAGAAATTTTCATTAATAATGCCAAGCAGTGGACATTCGAAACGATTGTCAATTAA
- a CDS encoding GIY-YIG nuclease family protein, translating into MFENNYHVYIMASYKRTLYVGVTNDLVRRVAEHQDKIIEGFTKKYNCTRLVYFENFNDINEAIEREKQLKKWRREKKIRLIEEMNPDWDDLSQSI; encoded by the coding sequence ATGTTTGAAAACAATTACCATGTTTATATAATGGCAAGCTATAAAAGAACGTTATACGTTGGAGTAACGAACGATTTGGTCAGAAGAGTGGCTGAACACCAAGATAAAATAATTGAAGGTTTTACAAAAAAATACAATTGCACCAGACTGGTGTATTTTGAAAATTTCAATGATATTAATGAAGCGATTGAGCGGGAAAAGCAATTGAAGAAATGGAGAAGGGAAAAGAAAATCCGGCTGATTGAGGAAATGAATCCGGATTGGGATGATTTGTCCCAAAGCATTTAA
- a CDS encoding O-antigen ligase family protein — translation MKNIFEKLKITFSGSKYWLYAAIFCLPIERVFVFNVFGATVRPTHVFLLIGILIWFYKKIFEVAANKNAKILFEEYRSRFSKIYTLQRLSIIFFIIMGLGLFFSPDLNRSLFVFVSTVFILSLSIFIPQFFHKIKEVATAIKVFLVSSLVTCVFGLYQFIADMAGLGPNWTFLTEKYTKSILGFTRVQGLFIEPLYFADFLLLPIVFCSLFLLNKVKSERMKWFLRVTLVLSLINFVLTSARGAFLAGLAVLILFAVFNYSKISRKIKIAAVSALVLISLAGTLIYFIAPSGISGQFIYRATHPFQGAAFQERQETFKEAWLIFKEHPWLGSGPGSFGILAPLKAWESRQDWKIVNNLYLEILAENGIWGFLAIMSFFVLLLFYLYKAMKASGDKLRKILLEGFFWVIIAILIQYNSFSIIYLPFVWIVVGLAMAEVKIKVEGMPRMELKGERLKRWR, via the coding sequence GTGAAAAATATATTTGAAAAATTAAAAATTACGTTTTCCGGCAGCAAATATTGGCTGTATGCGGCCATTTTTTGTTTGCCGATTGAAAGGGTTTTTGTATTCAATGTTTTCGGAGCGACCGTCCGGCCGACGCATGTTTTTTTATTGATCGGAATTTTGATTTGGTTTTATAAAAAGATTTTTGAAGTCGCCGCCAATAAAAATGCCAAGATATTATTTGAAGAATACAGGTCAAGATTCTCTAAAATCTATACTTTGCAAAGATTGAGTATCATATTTTTTATTATCATGGGCCTTGGTTTGTTTTTTAGTCCGGATTTAAATAGAAGTTTGTTTGTTTTCGTCAGCACAGTGTTCATTTTAAGCTTATCTATTTTTATTCCACAGTTTTTCCACAAGATAAAAGAAGTCGCGACAGCCATCAAAGTCTTTTTGGTCTCAAGTTTAGTAACCTGCGTTTTCGGGCTTTATCAATTCATCGCCGACATGGCCGGGCTTGGCCCGAATTGGACTTTTTTAACTGAAAAATATACCAAAAGTATTTTGGGATTTACCAGAGTTCAAGGCCTTTTCATTGAGCCGCTTTATTTTGCCGATTTTTTGCTTTTGCCAATTGTTTTTTGTTCGTTGTTTTTATTGAATAAAGTTAAAAGCGAGCGCATGAAATGGTTTTTGCGAGTCACCTTGGTTTTAAGTCTGATAAATTTTGTTCTGACCAGCGCCAGAGGCGCTTTTCTGGCCGGGCTGGCCGTTTTGATCCTCTTCGCGGTTTTCAATTATTCAAAAATTTCTCGAAAAATAAAAATCGCGGCGGTGTCCGCGCTGGTTTTAATCAGTCTGGCCGGAACATTGATTTATTTCATCGCTCCGTCAGGCATTTCGGGTCAATTCATTTACCGCGCGACCCATCCCTTTCAAGGCGCGGCTTTTCAGGAAAGGCAAGAAACGTTTAAGGAAGCTTGGCTGATTTTCAAAGAACATCCATGGCTCGGATCAGGGCCGGGAAGTTTCGGTATTTTGGCGCCGCTAAAAGCCTGGGAATCGAGGCAAGATTGGAAAATCGTTAATAATTTGTATTTGGAAATTTTGGCGGAAAACGGAATTTGGGGGTTTTTGGCGATTATGAGTTTTTTTGTTTTGTTGTTATTCTATTTGTATAAAGCAATGAAAGCGAGTGGGGATAAATTGAGGAAAATTTTGCTGGAAGGTTTTTTTTGGGTGATTATCGCCATTTTGATTCAATATAATTCGTTTTCAATAATTTATTTGCCGTTTGTTTGGATTGTGGTTGGATTGGCCATGGCCGAGGTGAAGATTAAGGTTGAAGGCATGCCCCGAATGGAGTTGAAGGGAGAAAGATTAAAGAGATGGAGATGA